A genomic segment from Bradyrhizobium diazoefficiens USDA 110 encodes:
- a CDS encoding PleD family two-component system response regulator translates to MSARILVVDDVPANVKLLEARLSAEYFDVMTASNGTEALAISRRAECDIILLDVMMPDMDGFEVCRRLKTDPATHHIPVVMVTALDSPSDRNRGLEAGADDFLTKPVSDVVLIARVRSLTRLKMMTDELRMRAITSLEIGMQAPERTAVADTGKGGRILLVDDRQSSYERLASLLAAEHTVDVEPNPTEALFHAAEGNYDLLIVSLDLNNFDGLRLCSQARSLERTRHVPILAIADPENSTRLLRGLEIGVNDYLLRPIDKTELLARARTQIRRRRYTDHLRDNVQNSIEMAITDTLTGLHNRRYMESHLATLAEQAATRGKPLALMILDIDYFKSINDNYGHDAGDDVLREFAVRVRKSIRGIDLACRYGGEEFVIVMPETDLHVAGMVAERLRRSIAGEPFAIHKGTKRIEVTISIGLTTLEQKGEAVTDVLKRADTALYRAKHDGRNRVVSQAA, encoded by the coding sequence GTGTCCGCGCGTATCCTGGTTGTCGATGACGTTCCTGCCAACGTCAAACTCCTCGAGGCCCGGCTTTCCGCCGAATATTTCGACGTGATGACCGCCTCGAACGGCACCGAGGCGCTGGCGATCTCTCGCCGCGCCGAATGCGACATCATCCTGCTCGACGTGATGATGCCCGACATGGACGGCTTCGAGGTCTGCCGCCGTCTGAAGACCGATCCGGCGACGCACCACATCCCCGTCGTGATGGTGACGGCGCTCGACAGCCCGTCCGACCGCAACCGCGGGCTGGAAGCGGGCGCCGACGATTTCCTGACCAAACCCGTCTCCGACGTCGTGCTGATCGCACGCGTGCGCTCGCTGACGCGGCTGAAGATGATGACCGACGAGCTGCGCATGCGCGCCATCACCTCGCTCGAGATCGGCATGCAGGCGCCGGAGCGCACTGCGGTCGCCGACACCGGCAAGGGCGGCCGCATCCTGCTGGTCGACGACCGCCAGTCCTCCTATGAGCGGCTGGCGAGCCTGCTCGCCGCCGAGCACACCGTCGATGTCGAGCCGAACCCGACCGAAGCGCTGTTCCACGCCGCCGAGGGCAATTACGACCTGCTGATCGTCTCGCTCGACCTCAACAATTTCGATGGCCTCAGGCTGTGCAGCCAGGCGCGCTCGCTGGAGCGCACGCGCCACGTGCCGATCCTGGCGATCGCGGACCCCGAGAATTCGACGCGGCTGCTCCGCGGCCTCGAGATCGGCGTCAACGACTATCTGCTGCGACCAATCGACAAGACCGAACTCTTGGCCCGCGCCCGCACCCAGATCCGCCGCCGCCGCTACACCGATCATCTGCGCGACAACGTGCAGAACTCGATCGAGATGGCGATCACCGACACGCTCACCGGCCTGCACAATCGCCGCTACATGGAGAGCCATCTGGCGACGCTCGCCGAGCAGGCCGCAACCCGCGGCAAGCCGCTCGCGCTGATGATCCTGGACATCGACTATTTCAAGTCGATCAACGACAATTACGGCCACGATGCCGGCGACGACGTGCTGCGCGAATTCGCGGTGCGCGTGCGCAAGTCGATCCGCGGCATTGATCTCGCCTGCCGCTATGGCGGCGAGGAGTTCGTCATCGTGATGCCGGAGACCGATCTCCACGTCGCCGGCATGGTCGCCGAGCGCCTGCGCCGCTCGATCGCGGGCGAGCCGTTCGCGATCCACAAGGGCACCAAGCGCATCGAGGTCACGATCTCGATCGGCCTCACAACGCTGGAGCAGAAGGGCGAGGCGGTCACCGACGTCCTCAAGCGCGCCGACACCGCGCTGTACCGCGCCAAGCACGACGGCCGCAACCGGGTGGTGTCGCAGGCGGCGTGA
- a CDS encoding response regulator: MAKTVLIVEDNELNMKLFRDLLEAHGYQTTGTSNGYEALDLVRKMRPDLVLMDIQLPQVSGLEVTRWIKDDPELRSIPVVAVTAFAMKGDEERIREGGCEAYLSKPISVGKFIETVRRFIG; this comes from the coding sequence ATGGCTAAGACCGTCCTGATCGTGGAAGACAACGAGCTCAACATGAAGCTCTTCCGCGACCTGTTGGAGGCGCACGGTTACCAGACCACGGGCACCAGCAACGGCTACGAGGCGCTGGATCTCGTTCGGAAAATGCGGCCCGACCTCGTGCTGATGGATATCCAATTGCCGCAGGTCTCGGGCCTGGAGGTGACGCGCTGGATCAAGGACGATCCGGAGTTGCGCTCCATTCCCGTCGTCGCGGTCACGGCCTTCGCGATGAAGGGCGACGAAGAGCGCATCCGCGAGGGCGGCTGCGAAGCCTATTTGTCCAAGCCGATTTCGGTCGGCAAGTTCATTGAGACGGTCCGGCGTTTTATCGGATAG